The genome window CTAGCTCAAGTCCATTTAATGAAGTACACCAAGTTATATAACGTAATTTTAATGGAGGTGGGCTAATTTCACGAAGTTCCTCTGCAAGCTCAAAATCTATTGATCGAATGATCTCCAAACTACGAGCTGAAAAGACATTACCTCGTGGATGACTGTCAATTGTTGATCTCTTATCAATGATAACAGATTTGATCCCAAATTTTGCCAGCTGAAGAGCAAGGATACTTCCGGATATTCCTGCACCTACGATTAGAATGCGTTTTTCTGGATTAGGTCTAAACTTATGGATCATAGCTACGAAACCGCCGTCCATTCCATTTGTTTTGGTTCGGCTACCTTTATGTCTTTATCAAGAATTCTGCGAATGATGTAACCCAGGTATTCCTTCGTGACCGACTCCAGATCCAAAGTGAAGAAGCCTATATAACCATCTGGTCTAACAACAATTAAACCATCTTTTCGAGATCCAGCAATATTATATAGTCTTTCGATCCCTTCCATCGACATATGATCATTGCAACGGTAAATATGAACTGGAATGGGGATTTCATATTCAGAAAAATTGAGATCCTCTAGTTTACTATTTTGATTCCAGTAGAAAATATGAAAACTCCTTGAATCAATTAAATCATGGCTATTCTTCTTATCTTCATCCTTATCAAAAATGAAATGCGGCATTCGTGCACCTGGTTGGAAAGAAGATAAATAATCCAGAACTGGATCAGAAGGCTTTTTGTATTCGAGATTATTGGTTACAATATTCTCACTCTCATAAACAAATCCAATGTCCAATCCAATGTTATGAAAATGTCCTGCTTGATTATCTATTGCCTTTTGAACGTTGTTTTTTATAAGTTCATACTTTTTACCGGCTAACGATCCTTTCGAAATAAGATTTAGTTTTCTTTCGATAGGATAGAAGATTATTTTCTTTATAATATTCTTAATAAACTGTGGAGTCTTCTTGACGATCCACTTAGATCTGACCATACCCAAAACCCGAAGCATATCTTCATCTAATCCCAAGGCTGTTGTAACTTCCCGCATTTTTAAATGATTTTGTAAACTACACAATCCATTATTGATAGCTATTGGTTTTCTTTCGACTTCATAAGAGTCTAACAACGATTTAGGTGCTTTGTTTCTGAGAACCAGAGCGAGTTTCCAGCACAAATTGTGCGCATCGGCAACTCCTGCATTCATACCCAAGCCACCGGTCGGCGGATATCGATGGGCTGCATCACCTAGCAGAAATATATTACCATTGCGGTATTTATCTGCAATGTTACATTGCATCGTCCAGTTAGAAACGGATTTAATTTTTAATGGAAGCTTCTTGTCGCCCACAGCATTCCGAAGTATACGCAAGCATCGCTCTTCTGTATAATCTTCGGCTTTCTCGTACGGAGGAAAATATGGAGTCATAAAAATTCCATATTTAGAGGAATCATGAACAATGAAAGTGCCTGGTGCTTGAGTAGAAATATTCCATACTAAGATGGAAGGCTTATCTTTCATTAATTCACGAATATTACCTTCATAATGCATTGTTATAAGGTTAGCGATATTTGATTCACCAGACATTTTGATTCTGGAGAATTTGCGAACTCGACTTCCTGCACCATCTACGCCTAACAAAAACTTTGTTTTAATTTTTCGGATCTCGCCTGTGATTTCATTTCGTACTGTTGATAGTACATAAGAACCTCGATCTTGTGAAGTTTTCCAGGACGTGTTGAACCATACTCTGAGATTGGCAGCTCTTGATACCTGAAAATACAGCATCTGTTCAAGAATATGTTGTGGGAGATTGGTGGATCGAAGAGCACTAGAGTCGTCCATCAGTTCTTTGTAGTCATCACTGAAGGCATCAAACACACCCAGGTCTCTACCAATGAGTGAATTTCTCCATACTATGTACTTAGAGTAGTCCGCCTTTGTTTCTTTATTTTCAATTTCAGCTTTTGTTATCCCAATCTCTCTTAGAATTTCTCTTGTTCGCGACGTGACGACATGGGCTTGGGGGTCTTGGTGTAAGTGAGGTTTCTTTTCAACTAAGATGCAGTTGATTCCTAGTTTTGATAACAATCCGGCAGCAACTAAACCTACTGGTCCACCGCCCACTATTAGTACCTCTGCTTGCTCTATCTGCATGAAAAATCCTCGGTATCCGTGTAATTTCAGTTCCTGATCTGGATAACTTTTGATTACATTTATACTTATATAAATATAAGTCAATAGAAAAATTGAACTTTTTACAATTTTGTATCAAAAATGTGTATTTTTAAGGTTTTAAAGGAAAGGGGGAAGTCGATCGTTCAAAATTTGATTCAATCTCGTTCTGTA of Leptospira sp. GIMC2001 contains these proteins:
- a CDS encoding FAD-dependent monooxygenase; this translates as MQIEQAEVLIVGGGPVGLVAAGLLSKLGINCILVEKKPHLHQDPQAHVVTSRTREILREIGITKAEIENKETKADYSKYIVWRNSLIGRDLGVFDAFSDDYKELMDDSSALRSTNLPQHILEQMLYFQVSRAANLRVWFNTSWKTSQDRGSYVLSTVRNEITGEIRKIKTKFLLGVDGAGSRVRKFSRIKMSGESNIANLITMHYEGNIRELMKDKPSILVWNISTQAPGTFIVHDSSKYGIFMTPYFPPYEKAEDYTEERCLRILRNAVGDKKLPLKIKSVSNWTMQCNIADKYRNGNIFLLGDAAHRYPPTGGLGMNAGVADAHNLCWKLALVLRNKAPKSLLDSYEVERKPIAINNGLCSLQNHLKMREVTTALGLDEDMLRVLGMVRSKWIVKKTPQFIKNIIKKIIFYPIERKLNLISKGSLAGKKYELIKNNVQKAIDNQAGHFHNIGLDIGFVYESENIVTNNLEYKKPSDPVLDYLSSFQPGARMPHFIFDKDEDKKNSHDLIDSRSFHIFYWNQNSKLEDLNFSEYEIPIPVHIYRCNDHMSMEGIERLYNIAGSRKDGLIVVRPDGYIGFFTLDLESVTKEYLGYIIRRILDKDIKVAEPKQMEWTAVS